From one Gemmatimonadota bacterium genomic stretch:
- a CDS encoding HNH endonuclease signature motif containing protein: VAAEVSGRSDADPGVPLAELADGTRLTPATAQRLACDASVVRFTTDARGNVLDVGRRTRTIPPALRRALEIRDGGCRFPGCGRRFTDAHHVRHWAQGGPTALDNLLLLCRVHHRLLHEEGFRVELDGARRAVFYDPRGHVLPQLPPLKRRTEEELRRMKEALGIRDVRHGS, from the coding sequence CGTTGCCGCGGAGGTGTCGGGGCGGTCCGATGCCGATCCGGGCGTGCCGCTGGCCGAGCTGGCAGACGGCACCCGACTCACGCCCGCCACCGCGCAGCGCCTGGCCTGCGACGCCAGCGTGGTCCGCTTCACCACCGATGCGCGGGGAAACGTGTTGGATGTGGGGCGTCGCACACGCACCATTCCACCCGCGCTGCGCCGTGCCCTCGAGATCCGCGACGGTGGGTGTCGCTTTCCTGGCTGTGGGCGCCGCTTCACCGACGCGCATCATGTCCGGCACTGGGCGCAGGGCGGACCCACCGCGCTGGACAATCTCCTGCTGCTGTGCCGGGTGCATCACCGGCTGCTACACGAGGAGGGCTTCCGCGTCGAGCTGGACGGTGCACGGCGGGCTGTCTTCTACGATCCCCGCGGTCACGTGCTGCCCCAGCTCCCTCCGCTCAAGCGCCGGACCGAGGAGGAGCTGCGACGGATGAAGGAGGCCCTCGGCATCCGCGACGTCCGCCATGGATCGTG